One window of Channa argus isolate prfri chromosome 4, Channa argus male v1.0, whole genome shotgun sequence genomic DNA carries:
- the zgc:162634 gene encoding phosphatidylinositol N-acetylglucosaminyltransferase subunit Y, whose product MLYITSLIFYSSSTLTRSQFASMFSLSMMVGLVPIVSLFGLFYSAAVDENFPQGCTSSNSLCFYSLLLPVTIPVYVFFHLWSWMGSKLFRHN is encoded by the coding sequence ATGTTATATATCACATCACTGATATTTTATTCTAGCAGTACACTGACTCGGAGCCAATTTGCAAGTATGTTCTCCCTGTCGATGATGGTGGGACTGGTCCCGATAGTATCCCTCTTTGGTTTGTTCTACTCTGCTGCTGTGGATGAGAATTTCCCTCAGGGCTGCACTAGCAGCAACAGTCTGTGTTTCTACAGTCTGCTGCTGCCAGTCACCATCCCTGTCTATGTCTTCTTTCACCTCTGGAGCTGGATGGGCAGCAAACTCTTCAGACACAACTAG